Proteins encoded by one window of Vanacampus margaritifer isolate UIUO_Vmar chromosome 17, RoL_Vmar_1.0, whole genome shotgun sequence:
- the fbxl2 gene encoding F-box/LRR-repeat protein 2 isoform X2: protein MNGITKGRFEVFSNSDEAPINKKLPKELLLRIFSYLDVVTLCRCAQVSKAWNVLALDGSNWQKIDLFNFQTDIEGRVVENISKRCGGFLRQLSLRGCLSVGDASMKTFAQNCRNIEVLNLNGCTKITDSTCLSLSKFCSKLKHLDLTSCVSVTNHSLKALSDGCRMLETLNLSWCDQIMRDGIDALSRGCAGLRALFLRGCTQLDDGALKHLQRHCQELTTINMQSCTQITDEGLVSLCRGCHKLQILCVSGCGNITDASLTALGLNCPRLKILEAARCSHVTDAGFTVLARNCHELEKMDLEECILVTDNTLVQLSIHCPRLQALSLSHCELITDDGIRALSVSACGQDRLSVVELDNCPLITDVTLEHLKSCHRLERIELYDCQQVTRAGIKRIRAHLPEIKVHAYFAPVTPPPSVHGGGQRLCRCCIIL, encoded by the exons ATGAACGGGATCACCAAGGGCCGCTTCGAG gTGTTCTCCAACAGCGATGAAGCCCCCATCAACAAAAAGCTCCCTAAAGAGCTCCTGCTTAG AATATTCTCCTATCTGGACGTGGTCACCCTCTGTCGATGTGCCCAAGTCTCCAAG GCCTGGAACGTTCTGGCTCTGGATGGCAGCAACTGGCAGAAGATCGACCTGTTCAACTTCCAAACGGACATCGAG GGCCGCGTGGTGGAGAACATCTCCAAGCGGTGCGGAGGCTTCCTGAGGCAGCTCAGCTTGCGAGGGTGCCTGAGCGTGGGCGACGCGTCCATGAa GACGTTTGCACAGAACTGTCGTAACATCGAAGTGTTGAACCTGAACGGCTGCACCAAGATCACCGACAGCACCTGCCTCAGCCTCAGCAAGTTCTGCTCCAAACTCAAGCATCTGGACCTCACCTCCTGCGTGTCCGTCACCAACCATTCCCTCAAGGCCCTCAG CGATGGCTGCCGCATGCTGGAGACGTTGAACCTGTCGTGGTGCGACCAGATCATGCGCGACGGCATCGACGCGCTGTCCCGAGGCTGCGCCGGCTTGCGAGCGCTGTTCCTCCGAGGCTGCACGCAG CTGGACGACGGCGCCTTGAAACACTTGCAGAGGCACTGCCAAGAGCTCACCACCATCAACATGCAGTCGTGCAcg CAAATCACAGACGAGGGCCTGGTGAGTTTGTGCCGAGGGTGCCACAAGCTGCAGATCCTCTGCGTGTCGGGCTGCGGCAACATCACGGACGCCTCGCTCACCGCGCTGGGACTCAACTGTCCGCGACTCAA GATCCTCGAAGCGGCGCGATGTTCACATGTGACAGACGCTGGCTTCACCGTGCTGGCCAGG AACTGCCACGAGCTGGAAAAAATGGATTTGGAAGAATGTATTTTG GTGACAGACAACACTTTGGTTCAGCTGTCCATCCATTGCCCCCGTCTGCAAGCTTTG TCGCTGTCTCACTGCGAGCTGATCACGGACGACGGCATCCGGGCGCTGAGTGTGAGCGCGTGCGGCCAAGATCGTCTGAGTGTGGTGGAGCTGGACAACTGCCCGCTCATCACCGACGTCACCCTGGAGCACCTGAAGAGCTGCCACCGCCTGGAGCGCATCGAGCTCTACGACTGCCAGCAGGTCACGCGGGCCGGCATCAAGCGCATACGG GCCCACCTTCCCGAGATCAAGGTCCACGCTTACTTCGCCCCCGTCACGCCCCCTCCCTCGGTGCACGGCGGCGGGCAGCGCTTGTGTCGCTGCTGCATCATCCTCTGA
- the fbxl2 gene encoding F-box/LRR-repeat protein 2 isoform X1, which yields MKPPSTKSSLKSSCLEYSPIWTWSPSVDVPKSPSLQKALMQPQLQRTVEEMAWNVLALDGSNWQKIDLFNFQTDIEGRVVENISKRCGGFLRQLSLRGCLSVGDASMKTFAQNCRNIEVLNLNGCTKITDSTCLSLSKFCSKLKHLDLTSCVSVTNHSLKALSDGCRMLETLNLSWCDQIMRDGIDALSRGCAGLRALFLRGCTQLDDGALKHLQRHCQELTTINMQSCTQITDEGLVSLCRGCHKLQILCVSGCGNITDASLTALGLNCPRLKILEAARCSHVTDAGFTVLARNCHELEKMDLEECILVTDNTLVQLSIHCPRLQALSLSHCELITDDGIRALSVSACGQDRLSVVELDNCPLITDVTLEHLKSCHRLERIELYDCQQVTRAGIKRIRAHLPEIKVHAYFAPVTPPPSVHGGGQRLCRCCIIL from the exons ATGAAGCCCCCATCAACAAAAAGCTCCCTAAAGAGCTCCTGCTTAG AATATTCTCCTATCTGGACGTGGTCACCCTCTGTCGATGTGCCCAAGTCTCCAAG cttacagaaggctttgatgcagcctcaactgcaaagaacggttgaagaaatg GCCTGGAACGTTCTGGCTCTGGATGGCAGCAACTGGCAGAAGATCGACCTGTTCAACTTCCAAACGGACATCGAG GGCCGCGTGGTGGAGAACATCTCCAAGCGGTGCGGAGGCTTCCTGAGGCAGCTCAGCTTGCGAGGGTGCCTGAGCGTGGGCGACGCGTCCATGAa GACGTTTGCACAGAACTGTCGTAACATCGAAGTGTTGAACCTGAACGGCTGCACCAAGATCACCGACAGCACCTGCCTCAGCCTCAGCAAGTTCTGCTCCAAACTCAAGCATCTGGACCTCACCTCCTGCGTGTCCGTCACCAACCATTCCCTCAAGGCCCTCAG CGATGGCTGCCGCATGCTGGAGACGTTGAACCTGTCGTGGTGCGACCAGATCATGCGCGACGGCATCGACGCGCTGTCCCGAGGCTGCGCCGGCTTGCGAGCGCTGTTCCTCCGAGGCTGCACGCAG CTGGACGACGGCGCCTTGAAACACTTGCAGAGGCACTGCCAAGAGCTCACCACCATCAACATGCAGTCGTGCAcg CAAATCACAGACGAGGGCCTGGTGAGTTTGTGCCGAGGGTGCCACAAGCTGCAGATCCTCTGCGTGTCGGGCTGCGGCAACATCACGGACGCCTCGCTCACCGCGCTGGGACTCAACTGTCCGCGACTCAA GATCCTCGAAGCGGCGCGATGTTCACATGTGACAGACGCTGGCTTCACCGTGCTGGCCAGG AACTGCCACGAGCTGGAAAAAATGGATTTGGAAGAATGTATTTTG GTGACAGACAACACTTTGGTTCAGCTGTCCATCCATTGCCCCCGTCTGCAAGCTTTG TCGCTGTCTCACTGCGAGCTGATCACGGACGACGGCATCCGGGCGCTGAGTGTGAGCGCGTGCGGCCAAGATCGTCTGAGTGTGGTGGAGCTGGACAACTGCCCGCTCATCACCGACGTCACCCTGGAGCACCTGAAGAGCTGCCACCGCCTGGAGCGCATCGAGCTCTACGACTGCCAGCAGGTCACGCGGGCCGGCATCAAGCGCATACGG GCCCACCTTCCCGAGATCAAGGTCCACGCTTACTTCGCCCCCGTCACGCCCCCTCCCTCGGTGCACGGCGGCGGGCAGCGCTTGTGTCGCTGCTGCATCATCCTCTGA